From Streptomyces sp. NBC_01460, a single genomic window includes:
- a CDS encoding acyl-CoA carboxylase subunit beta, with protein MTVLPTALDTAGPEYAAHREAMLAKLAELDTEHAKALAGGGEKYTARHRGRGKLLARERIELLVDPDTPFLELSPLAAWGSDYATGASLVTGIGVVEGVECLITANDPTVRGGASNPWTLKKALRANEIAFANRLPCVSLVESGGADLPSQKEIFIPGGALFRDLTRLSAAGIPTVAVVFGNSTAGGAYVPGMSDHTVMIKERSKVFLGGPPLVKMATGEESDDESLGGAEMHARTSGLADHYAVDEHDALRQARRIVARLNWRKAHPDPGPAEPPKYDEDELIGIVPGDLKVPFDPREVIARLVDGSDFDAFKPLYGTSLVTGWARLHGYPVGILANAQGVLFSEESQKAAQFIQLANQRDIPLLFLHNTTGYMVGKEYEQGGIIKHGAMMINAVSNSRVPHLSVLMGASYGAGHYGMCGRAYDPRFLFAWPSSKSAVMGPQQLAGVLSIVARASSAAKGLPYDDEADAGLRAMVEQQIESESLPMFLSGRLYDDGVIDPRDTRTVLGMCLSAIHTAPVEGARGFGVFRM; from the coding sequence ATGACCGTCCTGCCCACCGCGCTCGACACCGCGGGGCCCGAGTACGCCGCCCACCGCGAGGCCATGCTCGCGAAGCTCGCCGAGCTGGACACCGAGCACGCCAAGGCTCTCGCGGGCGGCGGCGAGAAGTACACGGCCCGCCACCGGGGGCGCGGCAAGCTCCTCGCCCGCGAGCGGATCGAGCTGCTCGTCGACCCCGACACCCCCTTCCTCGAGCTGTCCCCGCTGGCCGCCTGGGGCAGCGACTACGCGACCGGCGCCTCACTGGTCACCGGGATCGGCGTCGTCGAGGGCGTCGAATGCCTGATCACCGCCAACGACCCGACCGTGCGCGGCGGCGCCTCCAACCCCTGGACCCTGAAGAAGGCCCTGCGCGCCAACGAGATCGCCTTCGCCAACCGGCTGCCCTGCGTCTCCCTGGTGGAGTCGGGAGGCGCCGACCTGCCCTCGCAGAAGGAGATCTTCATCCCCGGCGGCGCCCTCTTCCGCGACCTCACCCGGCTCTCCGCCGCCGGGATCCCCACCGTGGCCGTCGTGTTCGGGAACTCCACGGCCGGCGGGGCGTACGTCCCCGGGATGTCGGACCACACCGTCATGATCAAGGAGCGGTCCAAGGTCTTCCTCGGCGGTCCGCCCCTGGTGAAGATGGCCACCGGCGAGGAGAGCGACGACGAGTCGCTCGGCGGCGCCGAGATGCACGCCCGCACCTCCGGCCTCGCCGACCACTACGCCGTCGACGAGCACGACGCGCTGCGCCAGGCCCGCAGGATCGTCGCCCGGCTCAACTGGCGCAAGGCACACCCGGATCCGGGCCCCGCCGAGCCGCCGAAGTACGACGAGGACGAGCTGATCGGGATCGTGCCCGGTGACCTCAAGGTCCCCTTCGACCCGCGCGAGGTCATCGCCCGGCTCGTCGACGGCTCGGACTTCGACGCCTTCAAGCCGCTCTACGGGACGAGCCTGGTCACCGGCTGGGCACGCCTGCACGGCTATCCCGTCGGCATCCTCGCCAACGCGCAGGGCGTGCTGTTCAGCGAGGAGTCGCAGAAGGCCGCGCAGTTCATCCAGCTGGCCAACCAGCGCGACATCCCGCTCCTCTTCCTGCACAACACCACCGGCTATATGGTCGGCAAGGAGTACGAACAGGGCGGCATCATCAAGCACGGCGCGATGATGATCAACGCGGTGTCGAACAGCCGCGTCCCGCACCTGTCCGTGCTGATGGGCGCCTCCTACGGCGCCGGTCACTACGGCATGTGCGGCCGGGCCTACGATCCCCGCTTCCTCTTCGCCTGGCCCAGCAGCAAGTCCGCCGTCATGGGCCCCCAGCAGCTCGCGGGCGTCCTCTCGATCGTCGCCCGCGCCTCCTCCGCCGCGAAGGGGCTGCCCTACGACGACGAGGCCGACGCCGGGCTGCGCGCCATGGTGGAGCAGCAGATCGAGTCCGAGTCGCTGCCGATGTTCCTGTCGGGGCGGCTGTACGACGACGGGGTCATCGACCCGCGCGACACCAGGACCGTCCTCGGGATGTGCCTGTCCGCGATCCACACGGCACCGGTCGAAGGCGCGCGCGGCTTCGGCGTCTTCCGGATGTGA